TCCCCGCGGCGGCCGCCAAGAACAGAACACCCAGGATGCTCTTACCATCGGTCGTCGTCCCGTCCTTCGTCACCGTGACGTCGGAGCGAAACTGTGCCGCCGCCCTCACGAAACGGGCGGCGGCGCGCGCATGCAGGCCCAGAATATTCACGATCTGGACTCTCTTCTCAAGCATCGCGGTTCTCGCGAC
Above is a window of Vicinamibacteria bacterium DNA encoding:
- a CDS encoding HPr family phosphocarrier protein, producing MPWPPRRRATGKTASIWRATFLPVRIASVARTAMLEKRVQIVNILGLHARAAARFVRAAAQFRSDVTVTKDGTTTDGKSILGVLFLAAAAG